The Corynebacterium felinum DNA segment TGAGGCGTCGTAAAGCATAGGTGCGCACGATACCTGGCTGACGAACAACGCTGGGGAAAGAAAATAGTCTCATACTATATAAGACTGGATTTTTGGCGATTGCGTTCCCAACTGCCCCAACATCTGTCCGAGTAAAGCAACACTTTCGAGTCTGAGCTTGTGCTCGTGCGTGGTTGCCAGCAGAAGAAAAGGTGAGCGCATAGCGTGAATAAGCTATGCTTACTTGGATGTAGGTGGGAGTGGCTGCGTGCAGGTGCGAATGCAGTGATTGGTCACAATGAAATCGCAGCGCATGTCGTGATCTTCCATGGGAATTTCACGTACTTCGTGCTCATAGACCACCCCGACCGTGGGGGTGGTGCAGCCTTCTAATGCCCTGTCGTAAAAGCCCGCCCCCTTGCCCAAACGTCCGCCGTGGATATTCATGGCGACGGCGGGAACGATGATTGCATCAAGTGTGTGAAGAATATCCTTATCGTCGGTCACATATCTAGGCTCAAGTAAACCGTAGGCGCCGGGGCTAAGGGAGCTTTCGTCCGTGTATTGCCCCCAACCGAGGGTGTAGTGGGGGAGGCACGTGGGTAACCATAGTTGATCCGTGATCGAGCTTAAGGCGGCGACCATGCCACAGCCGGGCTCGGTGGGGCTAGGCACAAAAGCTGCTACTCTAAGCCAGTCTTTTTGTTTGATAAGAGAAATCAACAGCTGACAAATCTGCTCGTCCATTCCCTCTTTTAAGAGTGGGTTGAGGTGTGTTCGATCCTGAATCAGCTGTTTACGCAGGGATTTTTTTGGATTATCTTTGTTCATTATTAAGAAAAATATCAGCTCATGGCTAAGGGTGTTGGGGTGTGGGTCTGTGATGTTGCGGTTTAAACTGTATTCATGACTAAGCCCTCTTCATCTTCTTCGACTCAGGTTAAAACGGTAATCGTTCCCGCTGCTGGCATGGGCACGCGATTCCTGCCAGCAACCAAAACTGTACCGAAGGAGCTCCTCCCTGTTGTCGACACCCCAGGTATCGAGCTCATAGCCGAGGAAGCAGCCCAACTTGGGGCAACCCGCTTGGCGATCATCACCGCGCCAAAGAAACAAGAAGTGCTCGCGCACTTTGATTCCTTCCCAGAACTCGAAGAACTACTGGGTGCCAGGGGTAAAGAAGAGCAACTAGCCAAAGTGCGTCGCGCGTCCCAACTACCCGCCCCAGTTGCCGTTGAACAGGAAAAACCTCTAGGACTAGGTC contains these protein-coding regions:
- a CDS encoding 5-formyltetrahydrofolate cyclo-ligase, with amino-acid sequence MNKDNPKKSLRKQLIQDRTHLNPLLKEGMDEQICQLLISLIKQKDWLRVAAFVPSPTEPGCGMVAALSSITDQLWLPTCLPHYTLGWGQYTDESSLSPGAYGLLEPRYVTDDKDILHTLDAIIVPAVAMNIHGGRLGKGAGFYDRALEGCTTPTVGVVYEHEVREIPMEDHDMRCDFIVTNHCIRTCTQPLPPTSK